The Enteractinococcus fodinae genome has a segment encoding these proteins:
- the lysS gene encoding lysine--tRNA ligase, with protein sequence MSTTNTSNTSPSTVDDVENTRDQRKVRQAKRQELLDAGVAAYPVEVDRTHTLAEIREKYPDLEPGVETGDIVSVAGRVVFQRNTGKLCFASLQEGGAAGEHPRLQVMLSQARVGADSLDSYKHLVDLGDHISVTGEVITSKRGELSIMADSWTMASKALRPLPVLHADLAEETRVRQRYADLIVRQEAAEMVHKRAGVVRAIRRTLEDQGYIEVETPILQLIHGGAQARPFETHLNAFDQTMTLRIATELYLKRAVVGGIDKIFEIGRVFRNEGVDSTHSPEFTMLEAYEAYSDMYGMAERIREVILAAAKAAGVEQELTTPEGNTIVLDTEWEWREFYPAVSEAVGQEVTPDTTAEELLAIAKAQNIDVDASKHNDAQELALELFDELVEPNLVQPTFVYHYPQAAQPLARPHRQDPRMVEAWDLIIDGYEIGTAFSELIDPVIQRERLTSQSEAAAAGDEEAMQLDHDFLRALEYGAPPTGGLGMGVDRLVMLLTGTGIRETILFPLLKPEEGNE encoded by the coding sequence GTGAGTACGACCAACACTTCAAACACCAGCCCCTCCACCGTCGACGACGTCGAGAACACCCGCGATCAACGCAAAGTTCGCCAGGCCAAACGCCAGGAACTGCTTGACGCAGGTGTTGCCGCCTACCCGGTTGAGGTAGACCGCACGCATACGCTCGCCGAGATCCGGGAAAAGTACCCCGATCTGGAACCGGGGGTTGAAACCGGTGACATCGTCTCGGTGGCCGGTCGCGTCGTATTCCAGCGCAACACCGGAAAGCTGTGTTTTGCCAGCCTGCAAGAAGGCGGTGCCGCCGGCGAGCATCCTCGTCTGCAGGTCATGCTGTCCCAGGCTCGGGTTGGTGCCGACTCGCTGGATTCGTATAAGCACCTGGTCGATCTGGGTGACCACATTTCGGTCACCGGTGAGGTCATCACCTCCAAGCGCGGTGAACTGTCCATCATGGCGGACTCCTGGACCATGGCCTCCAAAGCGCTACGGCCACTGCCGGTGCTGCACGCCGACCTGGCCGAAGAAACCCGGGTCCGCCAGCGCTACGCGGACTTGATTGTCCGCCAAGAAGCCGCCGAAATGGTCCACAAACGTGCCGGTGTGGTTCGGGCGATCCGACGCACCCTGGAAGACCAGGGGTACATCGAAGTCGAAACCCCGATCCTGCAGCTGATTCACGGTGGGGCACAGGCCCGCCCGTTTGAGACGCACCTCAACGCGTTTGACCAGACGATGACGCTGCGTATCGCCACCGAGCTGTACCTCAAGCGCGCCGTCGTCGGCGGGATTGACAAGATTTTCGAAATCGGCCGGGTCTTCCGCAACGAAGGTGTCGACTCCACGCACTCGCCAGAATTTACGATGCTAGAAGCCTACGAGGCCTACTCGGATATGTACGGCATGGCCGAGAGGATCCGCGAGGTCATCTTGGCCGCGGCCAAAGCCGCCGGCGTCGAACAAGAACTCACCACCCCAGAAGGCAACACGATCGTGTTGGACACCGAGTGGGAATGGCGCGAGTTCTACCCGGCCGTTTCCGAAGCTGTGGGCCAAGAAGTCACCCCGGATACCACCGCCGAAGAACTACTGGCGATCGCCAAAGCCCAAAACATCGACGTTGATGCCAGCAAGCACAACGACGCACAAGAACTAGCGCTGGAACTCTTCGACGAGCTCGTCGAGCCCAACCTGGTGCAGCCGACCTTCGTGTATCACTACCCGCAGGCCGCCCAACCACTGGCGCGCCCGCACCGGCAAGACCCGCGCATGGTCGAAGCCTGGGATCTGATCATCGACGGCTATGAAATTGGCACCGCATTCTCCGAGCTCATCGACCCGGTCATCCAGCGTGAGCGTCTGACCTCGCAATCCGAGGCCGCGGCTGCCGGTGATGAAGAAGCCATGCAGCTAGACCACGACTTCCTGCGTGCTCTAGAATATGGTGCCCCACCAACTGGTGGTCTGGGCATGGGTGTCGACCGGCTGGTCATGTTACTCACCGGGACCGGGATTCGTGAAACGATCCTGTTCCCGCTGCTCAAACCAGAAGAGGGCAACGAGTAA
- a CDS encoding LysR family transcriptional regulator yields MDERLLTAFLTVADTRNVSVAAGKLNITQPALSRQLQKLQRHLQVTLLQSSHSGVTLTAAGEEFLPVAQQLVNEIHKAEAFAKMLSTGRFSEITFAAPGTTLIDVVIPFVATLDSSELHSHVIETPLGSSLEQAVHTADLVIMPSEPPRQLASVALVELPVWAYVAPTHPWAQRDEIRLEELVDERVVVATPEFMSRRVLDGAIDVAGLTVPDIVETNSGRVAQALVATGNGVAVVTEDAFFGLKPAKITSRGHVLSVGLHAGWRADHYASEQVQALAEQLATFAQARYPELTPGPIEVSGRSRS; encoded by the coding sequence ATGGACGAGCGGTTACTCACAGCATTTCTCACGGTCGCCGACACGCGCAACGTATCGGTGGCGGCGGGCAAACTTAATATCACCCAACCGGCGCTGTCGCGGCAACTGCAAAAACTCCAACGCCACCTGCAGGTCACCCTCTTGCAGTCGAGTCATTCGGGGGTCACGCTGACCGCCGCGGGCGAAGAGTTCCTGCCGGTCGCACAACAACTCGTCAACGAAATCCATAAAGCTGAGGCGTTTGCCAAGATGCTGTCGACGGGACGGTTTAGCGAGATCACCTTTGCCGCCCCGGGCACCACGCTCATCGATGTGGTCATCCCATTTGTTGCGACCCTGGATTCGTCCGAACTGCACTCCCACGTCATTGAAACCCCACTGGGAAGTTCGCTCGAGCAAGCAGTCCATACCGCCGACTTAGTCATCATGCCGTCTGAGCCTCCCCGCCAACTCGCCTCGGTCGCCCTGGTCGAGCTACCTGTGTGGGCCTATGTCGCCCCGACTCATCCCTGGGCGCAGCGCGACGAAATTCGGCTGGAAGAGCTCGTCGACGAACGCGTCGTGGTCGCCACGCCAGAGTTTATGTCACGACGTGTGCTGGACGGCGCCATCGACGTCGCGGGCCTGACCGTGCCCGATATCGTCGAAACCAATTCGGGTCGCGTCGCCCAAGCGCTGGTCGCCACGGGCAACGGCGTCGCAGTGGTCACCGAAGATGCGTTCTTCGGCCTGAAGCCGGCAAAGATTACCTCGCGCGGGCACGTGCTGTCGGTCGGGTTGCATGCCGGCTGGCGGGCAGATCACTACGCCAGCGAGCAGGTGCAAGCTCTCGCGGAACAGCTGGCTACATTCGCGCAGGCCCGCTATCCGGAACTGACCCCGGGCCCGATCGAGGTCTCGGGGCGCAGTCGATCGTGA
- the gabT gene encoding 4-aminobutyrate--2-oxoglutarate transaminase produces MSREPLDQSRKLVTELPGPKAREMRERMETYVPKALSPSTPAFASRVEGGILEDVDGNRLIDLGAGIAVTTVGASHPKVVEAVKQQVEDFTHTCFMVTPYDSYTQLAQRLDELVPISGQTRSVLLNSGAEAVENAVKIARAYTGKQAIAAFDHAYHGRTTLTMGLTAKNMPYKDSFGPFASELYRVPGSYPFRDGLSGEEAAARTISSLESQIGANNLAAVIMEPIQGEGGFIVPAEGFLAKVVEWCKANDVLFIADEVQTGFVRTGTWFASETEGIEPDLITLAKGIANGMPLSAVTGRAEVMDAVHPGGLGGTYGGNPVAVAAGLAAIEVMEEENLTAKATRIGEIITDHFQQVQQDDPRVADIRGRGAMMAVELVDPETKAPLAELVNQIAVEARKQGVITLTAGTYGNVLRFLPPVVIGEDLLKEGLSVITDILAETRSDQSVSVDA; encoded by the coding sequence ATGTCGCGTGAACCGTTAGATCAGTCCCGCAAACTTGTGACCGAATTGCCTGGACCAAAAGCCCGTGAAATGCGTGAACGGATGGAAACCTACGTTCCCAAAGCGCTCAGCCCTTCGACCCCGGCGTTTGCCTCGCGTGTTGAAGGTGGCATCCTCGAAGATGTGGACGGCAACCGCCTGATCGATCTGGGCGCTGGTATCGCCGTTACGACCGTGGGCGCTTCACACCCGAAAGTCGTCGAAGCCGTCAAACAACAGGTCGAAGACTTCACCCACACCTGCTTTATGGTCACCCCGTATGACTCCTACACCCAGTTGGCGCAGCGCCTAGATGAGCTGGTCCCCATCTCGGGCCAGACCCGCAGCGTGCTGTTGAACTCGGGAGCCGAAGCCGTCGAGAACGCAGTAAAAATTGCCCGCGCCTACACCGGCAAGCAAGCGATCGCCGCCTTTGATCACGCCTATCACGGTCGCACGACCCTGACCATGGGGCTGACCGCCAAAAACATGCCCTATAAGGACTCCTTCGGCCCATTTGCGTCCGAACTCTACCGCGTACCGGGCTCCTACCCCTTCCGCGATGGGCTCAGCGGCGAAGAAGCAGCCGCCCGCACCATCTCCTCGCTGGAATCGCAGATCGGTGCGAATAACCTCGCCGCGGTGATCATGGAACCAATTCAGGGCGAAGGTGGGTTTATTGTGCCCGCCGAAGGCTTCCTGGCCAAGGTCGTCGAATGGTGTAAAGCCAACGACGTGCTATTCATTGCCGATGAAGTCCAGACCGGTTTCGTCCGTACCGGCACCTGGTTCGCCTCCGAGACTGAAGGCATCGAACCTGATCTGATCACCCTGGCCAAAGGCATCGCCAACGGTATGCCGCTATCTGCGGTCACCGGGCGGGCTGAAGTCATGGATGCTGTGCACCCCGGCGGCCTGGGCGGCACCTATGGCGGTAACCCCGTTGCCGTGGCAGCAGGGCTGGCAGCCATTGAGGTCATGGAAGAAGAAAACCTCACTGCAAAAGCCACCCGCATCGGTGAGATCATTACCGACCACTTCCAGCAGGTACAACAAGACGACCCGCGCGTCGCTGACATTCGTGGTCGCGGTGCGATGATGGCCGTGGAACTCGTTGACCCCGAAACGAAAGCACCGTTGGCAGAGCTGGTCAATCAGATTGCCGTCGAAGCCCGGAAACAAGGCGTCATTACGCTGACCGCTGGCACCTACGGCAACGTGTTGCGCTTCCTACCGCCGGTGGTCATCGGTGAAGACCTCCTGAAAGAAGGCCTGAGCGTGA